The Labrys wisconsinensis genome contains the following window.
TCCGCAACGCTGCTGTGGACGAGATCCGGCCGGGCGAGGCCGGGATAGGAGAGGCGCGGCAGCAGGGCCTCCAGCCGGGCGAGGTCGAACCAGGCCTGGTTGAGCGCGCCGCCGGTGAGGATGATGCGTTCGGGCTCGATCAGCGTCGCCGCCGCGCCGAGGGCCTGGGCGAGCGCCTGCAGGGCGCGGTCGCCATCGCCGCCGGCTTCGTTGGCGAGGCCCGAGGCGAAGGCGCACAGGCACCCGGCATTGCCGCAATAGCAGCGCCGGCCGCCCGGCCGCACCACCATGTGGCCGATGGCATTGGCCGCTCCGGAGGCGCCGCGCCAGACGCGGCCGTCGAGGATGAGGGCATGGCCGATGCCGGTGCCGACGGCGACATAGAGCGCCGAGCGGCTCGTCCTGGCCTGGCCGAGGCGAGCCTCGTAGAGCGCGCCGCAGAAGACGTCGGTGTCGACCGCGGCGGGCCGGCCGAAGGCCTCGGCGATCAGGGCCCGCAGCGGCACGTCGGACCAGCCGATGTTCTCGGCGCGGACGACGCGGCCGTCGCGGTCGACCACCGCGGCGGCGGAGATGCCGATGCCGCCGAGATCGGCCGGGCGCAGGCCCCAGGCGGCGAGGACGCTCTCGACCAGGGCGAGGAAGGCGGGCGGCGTCATGCCGTCGGGGCGGCGCTGGTGGTGCTCGCGCCGGAACGGGCCGGCGCCGTCGCCGAGCGCGAGCCTGATACGGGTGCCGCCGAGATCGATCGCCAGGTTCATTTGATGCCCGCCGCGACGGCGCCCTCGATGAAATGCTTCTGGAAGGCGGCGAAGAACAGGGTGGTCGGCACGGCGCCGAAGATCGAGACCGCCATCACCTGCCCATATTGCGTGTTGAAGGCGCTCTGGAACGCGGCCATGCCGAGCGGCAGGGTTCTCAGGCTGTCGTCGGAGGCGACGATCAGCGGCCAGAGATAGCTGTTCCAGTTGAGGTTGAAGGTCAGCACCGCGACGACCACCACGCTCGGCAGCACCATCGGCATGACGATCGAGACCAGGATGCGCCATTCGCTCGCCCCGTCGATGCGCGCCGCCTCGATATAGGCGTCGGGGATGGCCAGCATGGCCTGGCGCAGGATGAAGATGCCGACCACGTTGAAGGCGGTGGGCAGCAGCAGCGCCGCATAGCTGTTGGCCCA
Protein-coding sequences here:
- a CDS encoding carbohydrate ABC transporter permease, coding for MHRPAAARLLPLAVVVFAAVLTLYPIAWMVSAAFKTNAEIFSTGLGSMGSAGWSNFTSSFGQRPFLTYLLNSVLAALVSVAVTIVLGALAGYSLAKFSYRGAGLVGFLVFASVMIPLEAIVIPLFLEIHALGWANSYAALLLPTAFNVVGIFILRQAMLAIPDAYIEAARIDGASEWRILVSIVMPMVLPSVVVVAVLTFNLNWNSYLWPLIVASDDSLRTLPLGMAAFQSAFNTQYGQVMAVSIFGAVPTTLFFAAFQKHFIEGAVAAGIK
- a CDS encoding ROK family protein gives rise to the protein MNLAIDLGGTRIRLALGDGAGPFRREHHQRRPDGMTPPAFLALVESVLAAWGLRPADLGGIGISAAAVVDRDGRVVRAENIGWSDVPLRALIAEAFGRPAAVDTDVFCGALYEARLGQARTSRSALYVAVGTGIGHALILDGRVWRGASGAANAIGHMVVRPGGRRCYCGNAGCLCAFASGLANEAGGDGDRALQALAQALGAAATLIEPERIILTGGALNQAWFDLARLEALLPRLSYPGLARPDLVHSSVADPNLRGAALLLKETA